The Polyangium spumosum DNA segment GAGGTCCAGTTCATCGTCACCACGCACGCGCCCCTCGTTCTCGCCTCGCTGGAGCCGAGCTTCGATCCGGTGAAGGATAACCTCCTCGAGTTTCAGCAAAATCCATCAGACAAGACCGTGCGCGTCGTCGAGGAGCCATGGCAACGCTTTGGAGACGCGAACACATGGCTCGTGGAGCACTTCGGGCTCAAGCACCCCCGCTCTAAAGAAGCCGAGGACGCGATCGAGCGGGCTGCGCGGGCAATCGAAAATCCGAAGACGAGCAGAAAAGCTGCGAGGGCAATTGACAAGAAGCTGCTCGCGGTGCTGCGAGAGACGGATCCTTTTTTGGCTCGGTGGCGCTACATTACCGGAAAGCGAGGCTGGCTGCCGTGATCCCGGTCCAACCGAGGGGCCAGCCGAAGGGCTTCAATCAGAAGGTCTATCGTCCTGGCGTCAAGTGGCTCCGCAATAATAACTTACCGAGACGAGGTGCCGTGCCGAAAGGCGCGGATGGGAAGAACGTCGAGCTTCATCCCTATTGGCGCCATTGCTTGGACGATCTCTACCGTCGCTATCGTGGCGTATGCGCCTACGCAGCCATGCATATCCCGCGAACCACCGGCGCCCGCTCCACAGACCATTTCATCGCTAAATCATCTGCCATCGAGCACGCCTATCGCTGGCGCAACCTTAGGCTCGCATGCACCAAGGTCAACGCCCGAAAGGGGGCGTTCGATGAACTACTGGATCCGTTTGAGATTGCCCCGGATACGTTTCACTTGAACCTATTCACCGGCAGCATCTTCCCCAACCCCGCCCTCGCGGCGGACCTCAAGCACCGCGCCCAGACGACCATCGAGCGCCTCGGGCTCGACGACGAAGACTGCCGCAAGGATAGGCGAGATTACTTCGACGACTACCGTATGGGCGAGACGAGTGAAGCCTATCTCAAGAAAAGATGTCCCTTTGTTTGGTACGAGGTTCATCGGCAAAAGCTGAAACGGTGAACTGCATAGGACGAACAAACCGCCGAGACCCGTCCGCCAGCTCCCGCAACCACGCAATCTGCCATTCCTCGGGCGGCCATGACGCTTCGAGCACCTCCTGGAACCCCGGCCCCTTCGCCGCCCCATCCGCCACGATATACGGCACCGGTCCGAAAGTGTGTTCTCGGTTCCCCCACGTTGCACGACTCGCAGCGCCCATGGCTTCTGTCTCCGTCGCCCTCCGCTACCTCCCAACCATGGCGAGCCCGAACACCCCGAGTGCGGCAAGGCCGATGAACCCCGCCACGCTCCGCCCATGACGGAGCCCAAGTTGCACGATCTCGACGTCCTCCCCGTAGAAAAACCGCAGGATCCCTTCGCAGTCGAAGCCATGTCCCCCGAGCCAGTGCGCCCCGTTCTGGCTCAGGCACCCCCGATTGCCAGGATGCGACGTTAAAGCGAGCCGAGTCGGGATCACATCAGCGCCGCGCCGCCCATGGTTATACGTTACGTAATTTTCGGTGCCGGATGCGTCCAGCCCCCGCGAGCCATCCTCCCGCCACGGCGCCCCCGCGACATGGTTCGCCAGGATCAGCTTTCCCCCATACCGCATCACGAACCCCCGCGTCCGGGCCGTCGCGGCCACGCACTCCTCGCTCGCCCCCCGCGAGAACGCCTGGAACACGTCCCCGTTCTTGATCGGCGTCGTCCGCCCGAGCGTCGGATGATCCCGCATCGCCCGCAGCACGAATGTCCTCGCAGCGATCACGATCGCCGCCTTCGCTTCTGGATGCGCTCGCAGATGCTCGCCCGCGCATACGCGCGGCAGATACTCGTCTTCGAGTGAGAGCCACCCCTCCACTGTGAGGATTCGCTCCGGCGCCTCCTCGAGCTCCACGTGCGCCACCGGTACCCACACTGGCTCGCGCAGCCTCCGCGCCATCTCTCGCTTTCGCTCCCACAGCACGTCGGGTGGCGGCACCGGCAGCCACTTCCGCCACTTCAACGCCTCGGCGACGGCGCTGACCTCCCCCCACTTCAATGCTTTCGCCGTCACGGCGTCCCTGTACAGCCTGCGCAACGCGTCCGGGATCGGCCATGACGTCTGGGCGATGATGATCCTCCCCCGGATCCGTGGACAAACCCAAAGGCGCGAATTTGCGCTAGGAGAGTTCCATGGCGAGGCGGAAGCGGCGGTCGTTCAGCGCGGAGTTCAAGGCAGAGGCAGTTCGTCTCTGCCAGGTCGGGGACCGGAGCATCGCGAAGGTCGCGAAGGATCTGGATCTAACTGAAACCGCGCTACGCGAGTGGGTGAGAGCTGACGAGGTCAACGTCGGCGGGGAGAAACCCCCCGAGGCCCTCACGGGCGCCGAGCGCGAGGAGCTCGTGCGGCTGCGGCGTGAGAACAAGCGGCTGCAGATGGAGCGGGAAATATTAAAAAAAGCGGCGGCCTTCTTCGCGAAGGAGAGCGAGTGAAGTTCGCGTTCATCGCCGCGGAGAAGGCTTTCTTTCCGGTCACCGTGCTTTGCGACGTCCTCGACGTTTCGCGCAGCGGCTTCTACGCCTTTTGCAAGCGCCCCGAGCCGCGGCGGAAGGCCTCCGACGCGCAGCTCGCGGCGGAGATCGTCGCCGCGCACCAGCGCAGCCACGGCACCTACGGCAGCCCGCGGGTGCACGCGGAGCTGCGCGCCAGGGGCCTTTGCGTGAGCCGCAAGCGCGTCGAGCGGCTCATGCGCGAGCGGGGCCTCGAAGCACGCAGCAAGCGCCGATTCCGGCGCACCACGGACTCGAACCACACGATGCCGCTCGCGCCGAACCTGCTCGGTCGCCAATTCGACGCGAAGGCCCCGAACGAGGCGTGGGTGACGGACGTGACGTACATCCCGACGGCCGAGGGCTGGCTGTACTTGGCGACGATCCTCGACCTGTTCTCGCGGCGGGTCGTCGGCTTCGCAATGAGCGAACAGAACGACCGCGCCCTCGCGCTCGCGGCGCTCGAGCGGGCGCTACGCGCGCGCCGGCCGCGGCCGGGGCTTTTGCACCACTCGGACCGCGGCAGCCCCTACGCCAGCGAGGACTACCGGAAGGCGCTGCGCGAGCGCGGCATCGTGGCGAGCATGAGCCGCACGGGCGACTGCTGGGACAACGCCGTCGCCGAGAGCTTCTTCGCGACCCTCAAGGCGGAGCTGGTCGACGCTACGCGCTTCCCGACCCGGGATGCCGCGACGGCGGCGATCGGTGACTACCTCGAGCGGTTCTACAACCACGCCCGGCGGCACTCGTACCTCGGGTACTTGAGCCCGGTCGAGTTCGAATTGAGAGCACAAGTGGCCGCGTTTGCGGCATAGTGCGTTTGTCCACGGCAGCGGGGGAAGATCAATGACCGCCTCGACGGCCTGGAGTTCGGGCGGCGTAATCTGTTGCGACCCCACCGCGAGGGGCCATGCATTCAGAATCTCGGAACGAAGTCCTGCAGGATCCACGACTCCCTCCGTTCATGGCTGCGGTTGCGTCGGCAGCGGCTTGGGTGTTTGCCCCTCGGGGAGCCCTGGCCACGGCCACACGATCTCAGGAGACGGCCGACGCCGACGACTGGCCACGCGCAGCAGGGCGGCGCGCTCACGCAGTGCATTCCCGGCAAGTTCATGGCCGTGCGCCTCGAGGTTTCGAGCCGCCTCAAGAAGCATTAGGGGACGCGTCTCGTACTGGAAGTGGACCTGAGCGTAGTTTCGCTCTGCCTGAGACATCCCCAGATCGAACGGCAGCAGAAGGGTAGCCGCCCGATCCCGCATCGCCTGCGCAGCGACGGGCAGTTTTGCGGCTTCGTACTCCTTCGCCCACCGCAAGACCTGGCCGAGATTATAACTCGCGGCCTTGACCATGAGATCGAGCGCCGCGGTGCCTTGGATGGCGTTCTCATGGTGGAGCCCTGGGTTCTTCTGGTACCCCTCGCTCCCAAGCACATCGAGATCGTCGTACCAGCGTGCAATGGGCACCGACGTCCCAGGCTTCGGTATCCATGGCGACACGATTTCCGGCGCCGGGTCCACTCTCCGGCGCGCGATCCGGAGAAGCGTAGCTCTATCTCGCAGCGTATTGCCTGCGGCTCGGTATCCCTTGGCCTCGTATTCCCTGGCAGCCTGGACGAGCAGCGCTGGACGCGTCTCGTCCATCAGGAGCCATCGAACCATGGGTTGCGTGTCTGCCGGCATGTCGAGCGGCACCGTGAGCGCATGCGCGCGGTCACGTAACGCCTGCGCAGCATAGACGTGCCCCGCCTTCTCGAAGTTGTTCGCCCAAAACAAAATGGACGGGAGGTCGGTCACGTGCTCGATGAAGGTCCGGAGCGCAACCCGCCAGCCAGGATCCATGTTGGGGTCGAGATGGATTCCAGGCGTGCTCTGATAATAATCGCTACCGAGCACGTCCAGATTGTCGTACCACCGCTCGTTGGGCAGCCACTTGTCCATACGTGCCTCCAGACTCGTCAAACCGGATCGTGTGCCACCACGAAGATGCCGCACTCTCCCATCAGGGAGCTGCCCGGGTGCAACCACACGCGCGCCTTCGCCCTTCCGTCATCGCTCTCGAAGCGAAAGGACCACTTCACCACACGGCCCGGATACCTCGCGACCGCCATGATCTGCCGCTTATGAACGAGGGGCCCGACCACGACGACAGGCAGATCGGCCTGGATCGAGTCGGGCCCCAGCACAGCATCCCGCAAAGTAAGGGTGGCAGAGACGCGCCAGCGCGGAGCCGGGTCTTCCCCATCGAGGGGAGGCTGCTCCATGATGATGACGCAATGATTCGACGCCCCGAAATCGGGATCCGTCTCCACCACGTTCATCGCCTTCTCGCTGTCGATCTCTGCCACCCTCATATATCACCGTCTCTCCGCTAGAGGGACATCACGCCGAAATGGCCTGGGCCCGCTTCGCATGCTCGAAGCTCACGCCATTGAGCGAGAGCTGGACGTAAAGACCGATCTCCACCGGCTTCATCGGCGATCCCATGCCGAGGTCGATGGGTTTGATCGGAAATGCGATGTCCTCGTGGACCATGATCACCGCGGAGAACGCGCCCTCCTCGCTCCGCTCGGGGTTGTCCGTGAAGATGTACCCATCGGGCACGGGCAACACGGGCGCGCCGCCGGACGTGCGCGAGAGGCTCTTCACCTTGGTGTCCGGCACGTTGCGGAGGTGGTCGACGAGCACCTGCCGCGTCGTGCCATTGCCGCCGGTGCGGCGCTTGTCCCAGTTGAAGAACAGGACACCCGAGCGCCGAAGCGCACGGTACAGGAGGTTCTCGCCGGAGTAGTCGTGGAAGATCTCCTTCGGCAGGAACGCGCCCGCGTCGTCCCACAACCAGGCCCGGCCCGCGAGCACGGATTCGGCCGCGCCGACGTTCGGGATCTGGGCGATGTCGGCCGCGTCGTACCGGACGCGGAGGCCTGCCTCCTGCATCGTGATCGAACGAATGAGGAAGTCCTGCTCGTTGTACGTGGTTTTCGACGGACGCTGCAGGTTGGTGAGGTTCGTCGTCACCTGCCCGGAAACGGTGCCGAGGAACGTGATGTCGTCGCCGACCGCGCGATCGAAGAACCGATACTGGCCCGCCGGGATCCTGCACCACGCGCCCTTGGCCGTGCCCTCGCAGATGCAACGGATCTCGGTCACGGCATAGTAATGGCCCTCCTGCCGCACGATGAACGGCTCCTTCTTGTTCTTCCACTTGTCGAAGAGCTGCTTCGTCCCGGCCTGGGGCGGGACCATGTTCGGCGGGAATTGCATCCTCGGCGCACTCGGCGCGCGCTTCTTCACCTTGGCTTGCACCTTCTTCGCGCCGACGCGCTGCCCGCGCTGACGCGCGCGCATCTGCAGAGCACGCGCCTCCTCGAGCGTGATCTGGTGCCTTCCCCGCCGCTGCAACGCGCGGATGTCGCCGGTGTCACCCTCCTCCGCCTCGAGCTCGGCGCCCGCGACCTCGTCGTCGTCGTCGCCGGGCCCCGCGGTGTCGTCGAAATCCGGATCATCATCCGGCGCCGCGGTTTCGTTCTCCGCGTCCATGCGGTCGAAGACATCGAGGATGTTCTGTACCTTCCCGGGGTCGATATGGTTCGTCATCGGTGTTCTCCTTTCCGATCACGCCGCGCGCCGGAACGCGGGCGAATGCATGAAGCGTTGAGCGAACTGGTTCACCGGCGCGAGCTGCTCGCGCGAGATGCGCACGATCTGGCCGTCGGGCGCCTGCACCCAGAGCCCGCCGTCGGGCGTGGGGAGCATGTTTATGGGGGCCGCGTGCCCGAGCGGCGAGCCGGTCTCCTTCTTGCCGGGCAATGCCTGCTGCTTGGGGGCCGGCAGCGGCGGAACCTGCTGCTGCGCGGGTTGCGCCTGCGCTTGCTTCGACTGCCCGGCGTACGCGAGCGCGAAAAGCGCGCCACCCACGGCGAGCACCGCAGCGGCATAGGGGTGGCCCCGCTTCTTCAGCATGTATCCGACCACCAGCGCCGCAATGGGCACCAGCCACCAGTGATCCTTCGCCTCCTTGCTCTGCTTCAAATCGTCGAGGTTCGCGATCAAGGCGACCACGGCGCCCACGCCTGCCAGATAGAGGACGCTCTTGCCGGTGTCGCGCGCCATGTGCCGGCGTCGCTCCATTCGCTGGATTTTCTCCAGCTTGTAGCGCGGGACCGCGACCAGGCTGCGGTCCACGCGCACGGTACTGTCTCTTTGTTTGGATGCCATTGTGTCAGTTCCTCCGTTGCGGGTTGTTGAGGACGTACAGGAAGACCATCAAAAGCATGCCCAGCGGCAGCAGCGAAGCCGTCGCAGAGCGAGCGAATTCCGTCGCCCCCTCGAACGGTGTCGGAAGGGGCTTGCGTTGCAGGGTCGTGAGCTTGCGCTGCGTATCCTCGAGCGAGACGAGGAGCTGGCGCTCCGCCTCGTCGAAGGGAAGCTCGTGCCCTGCGATGCGCTCGCGCTCGACGTGCATGGATAGCACCTCGATCGCGCGCGCCTGGATGGACAGCATGCGTTTCGTGACCTCGTCGTCGAAGTTCACGGCATGCACGGCCTCGCCCACGACGTTGCTCAGGTAGGCAGCGGCGAGGGCGGAGGCCGTCACGAGGAGGACGACGAGCAGCGGCGCAGCGCCCGTCTCGAATTCGCCGCTGCCCTTCTCGGCCTCCTCGGTCATGATGTCCGAACGTGCATGGACGTTGCGAGGCGCGAGGAGCACGAGGGTACGTGCAATTGCGGAGCCCGCAGCGTTGCGGTCCGGCGTACTGTAAAGATGCGGCCCGAGCTCGCCCAGCGCCCGCGGCTCCGCAGAAAGCGGCGCCACCTGGAGAGAAAGCAGGACGAACGCACGGAAGACCCGCGCGAGCGCCTTCTGGTCGAGCTCGAGCCAAGCCTCTCGCTTCGCAACCTCCAGCGAAGCGAGCGACATTTCCGCGATTTGCCCCTCCCGGTGATACCACCGGAAGAACATGGGGACCGGCGCCGGGTCCTGTTCCTGCTCCTGCTTTTGCTGCCACCATTTCCACCACCAAGAGGGGAGGAAGAAGAACGGCATGACGAACCCCTTTCCGATTACGTGAATGCCAGGCCGGCTCCCAGAAGCGCGAGCATCGGCATCATTGACGTATCGTTGCCTCCGGTCTGCGAACCGTCGTCCGGGGTGTAGGTCACCACGGGCGGCTGCTCTTCAGGGTCTTCGGGTGACGACGGGAACCAGGGAGCCGGCACCGGAACGGGCGCCGGATACGGCACGGGCGCGGGCGCCGGATACGGCCCGGGCTGATGCGGGGCCGCCTTGATGTACTGCGAGCGGCTGCGAAGGGCCTGCGCAGCCATGGGATACCCCATGGCGTCGTATACGTTCGCCGCCCAGTCGAGGGAATCCACGCGCGTCTCGTTCTGGAGAATGCTCCGCACGATCTGCCGCAGATCCTCGGGCATGTGTGAATCGAGAATCGCCGCGAGCGCGACCGCCCTAGCGCGGCATGCTTGGCCAGCCAAGGGATAACCCATGGCGTCGTACATGTTCGCGCCCATGATGAGGGCATCGACGCGCGTCTCGTTCTGCAGGATGTAGCGGAGGATCTGCCGCTGATCCTCGGGCATGTGCGCGTCGAATGGCGGGAAGGCCGAACTCGGCGCCGTCTGCCCCGTCGGCACGGGAGTGGGCGCCGGAGATGAGGTCTTCGAGATGTTCGGGATGTTGGGCATCGCCATCCACGGCGGCAGATTCGGAAATGGAAACGGCAGCGGCGCCGGAGCCTGCTGCGGAGCCGGTTGCTGTTGCGTCTGCTGCGGAGCCGGTTGCTGTTGCTGCTGTTGCTGCGGGGCCGGCTGCTGCGGCTGATAGCCCCACGGCCAGCCCCACGGCCAGCCGTAAGGCCACTGCGGCTGCTGCGGGGCCGGTTGCGGCGCTGGTTGCTGCTGCTGAGGTGCCGGCTGTTGTTGCTGCTGTGGAACCGGCTGTTGCTGCGGAGCCGTTTGCCCGGGAATCGGAAATGGTGGCCACGGGACATTGGACGGCCATCCCGGCGGGGGCGACTGCGGGAACGGATACTGCGGCGCCGTCTGGTTCGGCTGCGGCTGCTGGGGTGCCGGCTGCTGTTGCTGCGGAACCGGCTGCGGCTGCTGCGGAACGGGCTGTTGCTGCGGAGCCGGCTGCTGCTGCGGCGCCGTTTGGCCCGGAATCGGGAACGGAGGCCACGGGAGATTGGCCGGCCATCCCGGCGGAGGGGATTGCGGAAGCGGGTACTGCTGCGTGGTCTGGCCCGGTTGAGGCGGCGAGGGCACCTGCATCCCGGGGATCTGAGGGTAGCTGCTCGCGACCTGCTCGGCTTCCTTGATGGCGGACATGGTGTCGTTATCGAGTACGCCATCCATACGCAGCGGTCGCAGCGGCCGCTCCCGATTCCACCAGAGCTGGAACGATTGAACTGCCTGCACGGTACGCGGCGTCATCGTCGAGGTGAAATCGTAGGTGTTTCCGAAGTCGCTCGGATTGATGGCCGCCGGATTCCGCCGTCCCCAGCGCGCCAGCATGAGCTGGACCTGGAGGATGGCCCCGGGATCCATCGTCGAGTTCTGCCCGGGCCCGGGAAGCCCCGGACTCGGCGCCGGAGCAGGAGGTTGCGGCGTCGTCGACGACGGCAATTGGGGCGTGCTCTGCGATGCAGGCGCCGCGCCGCTGACGGGAACCGCCAGCGGATTTTCCGGCCAGTCGTCGGGAACGCCGAGCTCCTCGCCCGCGTGCAGCGATACGAAGTTGCCGTTCTTGACGGGCTTCTGCGGGTTCGCCGCGCGCAGCTCGGAGAACCACTTCGGCCGCGCGCTCGCGCCGAGCTTCTTCGCGATCGAGAACGGCGAATCGCCCTGCTGGACGGCGTACTTGCGCGCTGTCGCCAGCGCGCCCGTCTCGCGATCGTACACGAGCCATCCCGGCGGGATGTTCCACACCGGAGACGACTCCTGTTTGCCCGGGTTTGCCGCAAGCAATTCGGCGACGCGCTCGACCTGCCCGGTGAGCTTCTTGGTGATCCCGTGCGGGGTTTCTCCGGGCAATGCGTGATACGTGCCCGTCGAGGGATCGACGCCGGAGACGTCGCGCGCGACGCTCACCGTGCCGGATGCGAGGCGCAGGAGCCGCGGATCCAGGCTCTTGACGGCCGGGACATCGCGGACGAGCACCTCCATGTATTCGCGCGGAAGCGGCGTGACGGACGTGTGCCGCAGAGGCCGCGGTCTCGGATCGGGTGCCGCGGTCTCGTTGTACTCCTCGTCCTGCCCGTAGAAAGCGGGCTGCGCGGAAGCCTGCTGCGCCATCCACGCCGCCTCGCGCTGACCGTGCATCATGTCCATCGGAAAGGCGATCCGGGGGGCCGACGGGGGACGCGACGCCGGTGGCGGTTGCGGTGCCGGCTGCGAGGGCGGGAGTCCCTGGGTCGGCAGCGTGCCCGCGGTGCGCCGACGGCGATACTCGGCGGGTCGGTACACACGGAGCGACGCCTCCTCCGCGTACGCCGGGTGTCCGGTTCGCCTGGTCATCTCCTGGCCATTTGCGAGGATACGCTTCTCGTTCTGCGACAAACGGCGCTTCGCGCCCCGCGAGGGCGGCGCAGGACGGGTCGTCTGGGTCCTGACCAGGCGCTCCACGCCGCCGCCGAGCGCTTTCCCGAGCCCTGCGCCCACGGCCGTGCCCGCGGGCCCCACGAGGGTCCCGAGCCCCGCGCCAGCGAGCATTCCGAGGCTCTCGCCAAGGCTGCCACCTGCCGCGGGCGCTGCATTGCCGCCCCCACCGCCGCCGAAGAGCGATGCGAGCGTATCCATGAAGTCGCCAGTGTCTTCGGCTGGCGCTTCTCCTCCATCATCCGGGTTGCCGGTTTCCCAGCCCCCGGAATCGTATGATAACGTGATGGCTTTCATCCCGTGCCTCCTTTTCGTTGTTGCGGTTTGTCTTCGTCGCGAGATGCGACCTCCTCGGTAGTCATGACGGGTCGAGGCACGACGCGGGGACAGAGGGCCCACCTGCATTTCGTAACCTCGACGCTCTTCGGCCGGATGATCGCCGTGGCATCGACGTCGTACTCGTTTCCGATGCGGCCCGCGAACTGGCCGGCCTTGTTGAAGTGGGACACTACGAGCGCGGTTTGCGGCATCGTGGCGAGCTGCTCGAGTAGCAGGGTCTGCTCGGCGATGCTCGTGGCCCAGCGCTGGAGCGAGTCGATGACCATCACGGCCGCGTCGGGCGGAACCGCCAGCAGTGCGTCGCGCCAGCCGATTTTCGAGCCGAGCTTCTCCTGGCGCCGGCTCACGATCTTGATCCGACGCGCAGAGGACCCCGTCCTTTGAAACAGCTCCTGGACCAAGTATTTGTTCTGCTCCCCGTCGAGCCAGAACCCCTCGCCGTCGAGCCTTTCGGCGATCTGGGAAGCGAGCTCCGCGCAGAGCGTGGACTTGCCCGCACCGGGCGTCCCACCAACGAGCACCTTGAGCCCGAGCACGACACCGCCGAGGGCCTGAGAAAGCACGGAGCGGAAGTGCACGGGACGGAGCGGGGCGAAGCCGTCATCGAGCGACTCGATCGTGATGCCCGGCGGCGGCTCGTGCGGCTCGAGCTCCCACACGGACGCGCCACACGAGCAGAACCCGCCACAGATCTGCGGGCGCCGACGATGGCAAATGACACAACGAAGGGGCGTGACATGCTTCTTCATGCGTTCACCAGTAGTTCGTGATGGCCGTCGCCGAGGGCGGGATGCGGTCGATCGACGAATTGAGGATCGTCGGGTCGACACGCCGCCACCGCCCGTTCACGTAGACCTCCGCGAGGATGTGCGGGAAATCCTGCGCAGGTCGCACGCAATACTCGCGCGCCGGGATACCGCTCGCGCGGCAGAGCGCAACAAATACGCGGGCCTTCGCATCACAATCGCCGTATCCTCGGAGGAGCGTCACCGCGGAATCCTCGAGCACTTCCCGACGCGGATCGCGCACATAGTCGATCGCGTACTGGCAGAACTTGAGGATCGCCGCGGGCCGCTCGGCGAGCGGAAGGCGCCGGAAGACCGCGGCCCAGCGCTGCACCTCGGGGAGGCGCAGATCCGCGACGCTGCCCGCGGCCATGTATCGCGCCTTTTCGAGGTTCGAGGGAAAGTGGACGATGCCGACGCGGATCATGAGTTACCTCCCGCCGCGCGCTTGAAGAATTGCGCGGCCTTCGCCTGCGCTTCCTCCCCGGAGATCTCGCCCTTGTGCGCGGCCTTGTGGAGCGCCCTGATCTCGGGGATGTTCATGATGGCCTGCATCTCAGGCCCTTGCATTGCCGACGCGATGGTCTCCATGAAGTCGGAAGGCACTGCGCCCGAGTGGTCGTTCGTGATCGCGGCCAGCGCATCCAGGGGAAACTCCGGCTCCGGGTCGTCGGCGGCTTCGTTCGTATCCGACGAACCCTCGTGCGCAGGCTCGGCGATCCGACCCCAGGGATGGGTGCCGCGCGGAATGAGAGCAGCGGGCGCGACGGGCGACGCCGGGACGGGCACGTTCACGAACTGCTCGGGAGCGGGGGCCGCCATTGGGGGCGGCGGATACGTGTCGTTCATCGGCTTCGCCATCGGCGCGCTTGGCTGTGGCGGATGCGCGATGGGCGCCACGGGGAGGACGGGCGCCGCGGGCGACGCGCTGGGCGGCGCAACGGGCGCCGCGGGCGGCGCGATGGGCTGCTGGTACGCGTTCGGAGGTGGCTGGTACACGGGCGCCGCTGGCGGCGTGACGGGCGCCGCGGGCGGCGTGACGGGTGCCGCGGGCGGCGGGGGCGGCTGGTACATGGGCGGCGTGACGGGCGCCGCGGGCGGCGGGGGCGGCTGGAACACGGGCGCCGCGGGCGGCGCGGTGGGCGGCGGCTGGACGTGGGGATAGGCGTAATGCTGGTACGGATACGGCTGGGGACTGGGATACGGGTACGGTGGCGGAACCGGCGTTGGATGCGGGTACTGCATGGCCGCGGGCTCCACGACCGGGCAGTATCCG contains these protein-coding regions:
- a CDS encoding IS3 family transposase (programmed frameshift); this encodes MARRKRRSFSAEFKAEAVRLCQVGDRSIAKVAKDLDLTETALREWVRADEVNVGGEKPPEALTGAEREELVRLRRENKRLQMEREILKKAGGLLREGERVKFAFIAAEKAFFPVTVLCDVLDVSRSGFYAFCKRPEPRRKASDAQLAAEIVAAHQRSHGTYGSPRVHAELRARGLCVSRKRVERLMRERGLEARSKRRFRRTTDSNHTMPLAPNLLGRQFDAKAPNEAWVTDVTYIPTAEGWLYLATILDLFSRRVVGFAMSEQNDRALALAALERALRARRPRPGLLHHSDRGSPYASEDYRKALRERGIVASMSRTGDCWDNAVAESFFATLKAELVDATRFPTRDAATAAIGDYLERFYNHARRHSYLGYLSPVEFELRAQVAAFAA
- a CDS encoding transglutaminase-like domain-containing protein, producing the protein MIRVGIVHFPSNLEKARYMAAGSVADLRLPEVQRWAAVFRRLPLAERPAAILKFCQYAIDYVRDPRREVLEDSAVTLLRGYGDCDAKARVFVALCRASGIPAREYCVRPAQDFPHILAEVYVNGRWRRVDPTILNSSIDRIPPSATAITNYW